A stretch of the Kazachstania africana CBS 2517 chromosome 12, complete genome genome encodes the following:
- the MOT2 gene encoding CCR4-NOT core ubiquitin-protein ligase subunit MOT2 (similar to Saccharomyces cerevisiae MOT2 (YER068W); ancestral locus Anc_7.249) — protein sequence MISHAQEAFQNFQNQLNNNITKFEDQYISEEEEDYCPLCIEPLDITDKNFFPCPCGYQICQFCYNNIRQNPELNGRCPACRRKYDDENVRYVVLSPEELKLERAKQAKKEKERKLREKERKENEYNNRKHLAGMRVIQKNLVYVVGINPPVPYEEVANTLKSDKYFGQYGKINKIVVNKKTPHGDNDNSSTSTYHHRSPGYGVYITYASKDDAAKCITQVDGTYMDGRLIKAAYGTTKYCSSYLRGLPCPNPNCMFLHEPGEEADSFNRRELHNKQQQQLQQQQQQQIGHGTPSSAHSNIYTKHLPNSSHTFSSLNSHHSATTSPAPIRTQLNSHESHNNTGHPTPSLTPAPVPAGSNPWGITQSSTPVTSLNLSKNTSSNHLPSLSDTHNSNIPNTTTATSPIESTSHHNKKKNATNEKQYCDPYDSLNIAVKFLDERITELSNYENKRTKLRSNIIDESQYKNYPSLFSWDNIEPSEKSDNVLSKKLVEILSIKPIDYSASVVEFLQSVNVNNGTDRQDDNSIQEQQQQQVISEQQTPVAHANLPPGIFPQQFTQPQTKTEPLPSNSSDLLNQLINGRRVVAGN from the coding sequence atgatttcTCACGCTCAAGAGGCCTTCCAAAATTTCCAGAATCAACTAAATAACAATataacaaaatttgaagatcaATACATctcagaagaagaagaagattattGTCCATTATGTATCGAACCATTAGATATTACAGATAAGAATTTTTTCCCATGCCCATGTGGCTATCAGATTTGTCAGTTTTGTTACAATAATATTAGACAGAATCCTGAATTAAACGGTAGATGCCCAGCATGTCGTCGTaaatatgatgatgaaaatgtaCGATACGTGGTTCTATCACctgaagaattgaaattagaaaGAGCCAAACAGGCgaagaaagagaaggaGAGGAAACTGAGAGAAAAGGAAcgtaaagaaaatgaatataataatagaaAACATTTAGCTGGTATGAGAGTCATTCAGAAAAACTTAGTCTATGTTGTGGGCATTAATCCTCCAGTTCCATATGAAGAAGTGGCTAATACCTTGAAATctgataaatattttggtcAATATGGTAAGATTAATAAGATAGTTGTTAATAAGAAGACACCTCATggtgataatgataatagtAGTACCAGCACCTATCACCATCGTTCGCCAGGGTATGGTGTCTATATTACGTATGCGTCAAAGGATGATGCTGCTAAATGTATCACTCAGGTAGATGGTACCTATATGGATGGCAGATTAATCAAAGCTGCCTACGGTACTACGAAATATTGTTCATCTTATTTAAGAGGTTTACCATGTCCAAATCCAAATTGTATGTTTTTGCATGAACCGGGTGAGGAGGCAGATTCATTCAATAGAAGAGAATTACATAataaacaacaacagcagttgcaacagcaacagcaacaacagaTTGGACATGGTACACCATCTTCAGCTCATAGTAATATTTACACAAAACACCTACCAAATTCAAGTCATACTTTCTCCTCTCTGAATAGTCATCATTCTGCAACAACATCTCCAGCACCAATAAGAACGCAACTAAATTCACATGAATCACATAATAACACTGGTCACCCAACTCCTTCCTTAACTCCGGCACCGGTACCAGCTGGATCAAATCCATGGGGTATCACACAATCTTCTACTCCAGTAACATCTTTAAATCTTTCCAAAAACACGAGCTCCAATCATTTACCATCATTGTCAGATACACATAACAGTAACATTCCTAACACAACTACGGCCACCTCTCCAATAGAATCAACATCTCATCataataagaagaagaatgcCACCAATGAAAAGCAATATTGCGATCCATATGATTCATTGAACATTGCAGTTAAATTTTTGGATGAAAGAATTACTGAATTATCGAATTACGAGAATAAGAGGACTAAATTAAGATCCAATATTATTGACGAATCTCAATATAAAAACTATCCATCACTATTTTCATGGGATAATATTGAACCAAGTGAAAAGAGCGATAACGTCTTGTCCAAGAAACTAGTTGAAATCCTCTCTATAAAACCAATCGACTATTCTGCATCCGTTGTAGAATTCTTACAAAGTGTCAATGTAAATAATGGTACTGACAGACAGGATGATAACAGCATTCAAgagcaacagcaacagcaagTGATTTCAGAACAACAAACTCCTGTCGCCCATGCTAACTTGCCACCAGGTATTTTCCCCCAACAATTTACACAGCCACAAACTAAGACTGAACCTTTACCAAGCAATTCAAGCGATCTTTTAAATCAACTGATCAACGGTAGAAGGGTTGTTGCAGGGAATTGA
- the SNP1 gene encoding U1 snRNP complex subunit SNP1 (similar to Saccharomyces cerevisiae SNP1 (YIL061C); ancestral locus Anc_7.250), translated as MSYNISKFPSDVTRLFKPNPPLPYKRPSDYPEEQRRTNPNITPVSNYLAQLTDYINEYSDGTPNKHLEAYEEIRTSQLQNLEYLHNELQKWDPMNDVNSQNTDPYKTIFIGRLPYNVTEIELQKIFIKFGEIEKIRIVKDIKTDKPKGYGFILFNEANAAKMAVREIGTHRGIEINGRSCIVDIERGRSVKYFKPRRLGGGLGGRGSSERRTNRFKEPGRNTKMDHYNRPPRSHHGISTAVPLSTPSRYQQPITYHDQPPVTSYRSRTARTTKSSTDHRSEVPDY; from the coding sequence ATGTCCTATAATATATCGAAGTTCCCATCCGATGTTACTAGATTATTCAAGCCTAACCCGCCATTACCATACAAGAGGCCGTCTGATTATCCAGAGGAACAAAGAAGGACGAATCCGAATATTACACCGGTTTCAAACTATCTGGCCCAGCTCACtgattatataaatgaatattcTGATGGTACACCTAATAAACATTTGGAAGCATATGAAGAAATAAGAACGAGTCAACTCCAAAATCTGGAATACTTACATaatgaattacaaaaatggGATCCGATGAATGATGTAAACTCACAAAATACAGATCCATACAAGACAATTTTTATTGGTAGATTACCTTACAATGTGACAGAAATAGAATTGCAAAAgatattcatcaaatttggagagattgaaaagataCGGATCGTTAAAGATATAAAGACAGACAAACCAAAGGGATACGGGTTTATACTGTTTAACGAAGCCAATGCTGCCAAAATGGCCGTTAGAGAGATTGGAACCCACAGAGGCATAGAAATCAATGGAAGATCGTGCATTGTAGACATTGAACGAGGAAGAAGtgtcaaatatttcaagcCTCGAAGACTGGGGGGTGGATTGGGTGGTAGAGGAAGCTctgaaagaagaacaaaCAGATTCAAAGAGCCTGGCAGAAATACAAAAATGGATCACTACAATCGTCCTCCAAGATCACATCACGGTATATCTACTGCTGTTCCATTATCAACACCAAGCAGATATCAGCAACCTATTACGTATCATGACCAACCTCCGGTGACTAGTTACAGATCAAGGACGGCCAGAACGACCAAGTCATCCACTGATCATCGCTCGGAAGTTCCCGACTACTAA